One genomic region from Rhodothermales bacterium encodes:
- the hrpB gene encoding ATP-dependent helicase HrpB, which produces MPHTPTLPDLPVGVVLKEVLAGLVAGNDVVLVAPPGAGKTTCVPLALLDAGWRNDRKILVLEPRRLAARAAAHRMAHLLGEQVGQTVGYRVRMDTRVGQNTVIEVVTEGILTRMLQSDPELTGVAAILFDEFHERSIHADLALALTLDVRAAVRPDLRLVVMSATLDDDRVASVLPRGTVIRSEGRAFEVETHWSDEPLPRFMEDAVVPAVRRALAETEGDILVFLPGAGEIRRVEERLAATARAQPGEWSDNTPALVIRPLHGSLSFDAQDAALQPTPPGQRKVVLATDIAETSLTIDGIRVVIDSGMRRVPVHDPGTGLTSLATRPISQASANQRRGRAGRTAPGVCYRLWTRLEESHRAPYDRPEILDADLAPLALELACWGVGDPSALTWLDAPPETAWQEAHGLLRMLEAVGGSGGATPHGRRMAGVAAHPRLAHMILAADDPWAACGVAAVLTERDRAGIRQVDLGDPRRWAGVRDAARDFASAAGCRPGPLPPEPPLGPIVALAFPERVAQRVTENEERGRGASKGGNKGAAAGSEVVFRMQNGQLVHCSTDDPLARSAFLAVASTGGAGPRSRIFLAAPLSGVDVRRLAEGSGNGSGGGSGGVELVSTLSFDPTAERVVARLEERWGALVLKSGPDPAADPMDIAHVLCEEIRSRGLHVLPWEKESRQVADRLRFLHARDPEWPDRSEETLHEWLEPHLVGMASLTDLKRVDLVQALLSGVDRQAFERRAPARIQVPSGSRIAVDWSSADGPVLAVRLQEVFGMTRTPMVDDGKVPVVLHLLSPAHRPVQVTTDLAGFWTSSYHDVRKDMRGRYPKHWWPENPLDAEPTTRTIKRNQ; this is translated from the coding sequence ATGCCCCACACCCCCACACTTCCGGACCTGCCTGTAGGGGTGGTGCTTAAAGAAGTTCTGGCCGGATTGGTGGCCGGAAACGATGTCGTCCTGGTGGCGCCTCCCGGTGCCGGAAAAACCACCTGTGTACCGCTGGCCTTGCTCGATGCCGGGTGGCGGAACGACCGGAAGATCCTTGTACTGGAGCCCCGGCGACTGGCGGCCCGGGCAGCAGCGCACCGGATGGCACATCTCCTGGGAGAGCAGGTCGGCCAGACGGTCGGCTATCGTGTACGGATGGATACGCGCGTTGGTCAGAATACCGTCATTGAAGTCGTCACGGAAGGCATCCTGACCCGGATGCTGCAGTCGGATCCTGAACTGACGGGCGTAGCGGCCATCCTGTTCGACGAGTTCCACGAGCGCAGCATCCACGCCGATCTGGCCCTGGCACTGACACTGGATGTCCGGGCGGCCGTTCGTCCGGATTTGCGGCTAGTGGTCATGTCTGCCACCCTCGACGACGATCGGGTGGCCTCGGTGCTGCCGCGGGGCACCGTTATCCGGAGCGAGGGCCGTGCCTTCGAGGTGGAAACGCACTGGTCGGACGAACCGCTGCCCCGCTTCATGGAGGACGCCGTGGTGCCCGCGGTGCGACGGGCGCTCGCCGAAACCGAAGGCGATATCCTGGTTTTCCTGCCGGGCGCCGGGGAAATCCGCCGGGTGGAGGAGCGATTGGCGGCAACAGCTCGAGCGCAACCGGGCGAATGGTCGGACAACACCCCGGCCTTGGTAATACGGCCGCTCCATGGTTCGCTGTCTTTCGATGCGCAGGATGCGGCGCTGCAACCCACCCCTCCCGGTCAACGCAAGGTGGTGCTGGCCACGGACATTGCCGAGACCTCCCTGACCATCGACGGCATCCGGGTCGTCATCGACTCGGGGATGCGCCGCGTTCCGGTCCACGACCCGGGCACGGGGCTGACCTCGCTGGCCACCCGGCCCATTTCGCAGGCCTCGGCCAACCAGCGCCGGGGCCGTGCGGGACGCACGGCCCCGGGCGTGTGCTACAGGCTGTGGACCCGTCTGGAAGAATCGCACCGGGCGCCGTACGACCGGCCCGAGATCCTGGATGCCGACCTGGCGCCCCTTGCGCTCGAACTGGCGTGCTGGGGCGTCGGCGACCCGTCGGCGCTGACCTGGCTGGACGCGCCGCCCGAAACAGCCTGGCAGGAAGCACACGGGCTGCTCCGGATGCTCGAAGCGGTGGGGGGCTCGGGGGGCGCCACACCGCATGGCCGCCGGATGGCCGGCGTGGCGGCCCACCCGCGGCTGGCGCACATGATCCTCGCGGCGGACGACCCATGGGCGGCCTGCGGTGTGGCCGCGGTCCTGACCGAGCGGGACCGGGCCGGCATCCGGCAGGTGGACCTCGGCGATCCGCGACGCTGGGCGGGAGTCCGGGACGCCGCGCGCGACTTTGCCTCGGCGGCCGGATGCCGGCCCGGCCCGCTGCCCCCCGAGCCCCCCCTTGGGCCTATTGTGGCACTGGCATTTCCCGAGCGGGTGGCGCAGCGGGTAACGGAGAATGAAGAACGTGGAAGGGGCGCCTCGAAGGGAGGAAATAAAGGCGCCGCCGCTGGGTCCGAGGTGGTTTTCCGGATGCAGAATGGGCAGCTGGTGCATTGCAGCACGGACGATCCGCTGGCGCGCAGTGCGTTCCTGGCCGTCGCATCGACCGGAGGCGCAGGTCCCCGCTCCCGGATTTTCCTGGCGGCGCCGCTGAGTGGGGTGGACGTCCGGCGCCTGGCAGAGGGCTCGGGAAATGGCTCGGGCGGTGGCTCGGGCGGCGTGGAGCTCGTATCGACCCTCTCCTTCGACCCCACCGCCGAGCGCGTCGTGGCCCGCCTGGAGGAGCGGTGGGGGGCGCTCGTGCTGAAGTCAGGGCCGGATCCTGCGGCCGACCCGATGGACATTGCCCACGTGCTCTGCGAGGAAATCCGCTCGCGGGGGCTCCATGTGCTCCCCTGGGAAAAGGAAAGCCGGCAGGTGGCCGATCGGCTGCGCTTCCTGCATGCCCGCGACCCCGAGTGGCCCGACCGTTCGGAAGAGACGCTGCACGAATGGTTGGAGCCCCACCTGGTCGGGATGGCGTCGCTCACGGACCTGAAACGGGTGGACCTGGTGCAAGCCCTCCTGAGCGGGGTGGATCGCCAGGCGTTCGAGCGGCGGGCGCCGGCCCGCATCCAGGTCCCAAGCGGCTCCCGGATTGCCGTGGACTGGTCGAGCGCCGACGGTCCCGTCCTGGCGGTCCGCTTGCAGGAAGTGTTCGGCATGACCCGGACGCCCATGGTCGACGACGGAAAGGTGCCGGTGGTCCTCCACCTGCTCTCACCCGCCCACCGACCGGTCCAGGTCACGACCGATCTGGCCGGATTCTGGACCTCCTCCTACCACGACGTCCGAAAAGACATGCGCGGCCGCTACCCCAAACACTGGTGGCCCG
- a CDS encoding YceI family protein, with translation MKTLLLFLLAFGLSASTATAQTDSVKLTFSPDSKMWVTGTSTVHDWKCDVKDVTGSVTASVSDAVTSISAGTFSVPVENIDCDSRTMNKKVNEALNDKNTPTISFTIESTTIGDQIDVTGVLTLAGATKQLVFPVTAVHTGNTVTFAGEVPVVMSDFNVDPPTAMLGTLKTGDEVKVHFEIVTNIPDAQ, from the coding sequence ATGAAAACGTTACTCCTTTTTCTCCTCGCCTTCGGCCTGTCCGCTTCGACGGCCACCGCGCAAACCGACTCCGTCAAACTGACCTTCTCGCCCGACAGCAAAATGTGGGTGACGGGTACGTCCACCGTCCATGATTGGAAGTGCGACGTCAAGGACGTCACCGGTTCTGTCACCGCCAGCGTATCCGACGCCGTGACTTCCATCTCCGCCGGCACGTTCTCGGTCCCCGTTGAAAATATCGACTGCGACAGCCGCACCATGAACAAGAAGGTGAACGAGGCGCTGAACGACAAGAACACGCCGACCATCAGCTTCACCATCGAGTCTACGACCATCGGCGACCAGATTGATGTCACCGGTGTCCTGACACTCGCCGGCGCAACAAAACAACTGGTCTTCCCCGTAACGGCCGTCCATACCGGCAACACCGTGACCTTCGCGGGTGAAGTCCCTGTGGTCATGTCCGACTTCAACGTCGATCCTCCAACGGCCATGCTCGGCACGCTCAAAACGGGCGACGAAGTCAAGGTCCACTTCGAGATCGTCACCAACATTCCGGACGCACAGTAA
- a CDS encoding YceI family protein: MRPNRVSGVIAFLLMAMPILIPHAVSVQEWALAEESRLWIDGTSSVNSFTCHATDMDGTGVLKGRDSVTGSESPALITVQVPALDCGNRRMNKDLRDAMKADEFPTITFRLDYAERVHAPGDSLRVQVVGTLTLAGQSREVVVLMTADRLEDGRYRGTGKKDLKMTDFGITPPTALLGLVKARDEITIGFELIAEREGH, translated from the coding sequence ATGCGCCCCAATCGAGTTTCCGGTGTGATCGCATTCCTGCTTATGGCCATGCCCATCCTCATTCCGCATGCGGTTTCGGTGCAGGAATGGGCCCTGGCCGAGGAAAGCCGCCTGTGGATTGATGGCACATCCAGTGTGAACAGCTTCACCTGCCATGCCACGGACATGGACGGTACCGGTGTCCTGAAAGGCCGTGACTCGGTCACGGGATCGGAATCGCCGGCCTTGATCACCGTTCAGGTGCCGGCCCTGGACTGCGGAAACCGCCGCATGAACAAGGACCTGCGCGATGCCATGAAGGCCGATGAGTTTCCAACCATCACCTTCCGCCTCGATTATGCCGAACGCGTGCACGCGCCCGGGGACAGCCTCCGCGTCCAGGTCGTCGGGACGCTCACCCTGGCCGGCCAATCCCGCGAAGTCGTGGTCCTCATGACGGCCGATCGTCTGGAGGACGGCAGGTATCGCGGAACAGGAAAAAAGGACCTGAAGATGACGGATTTCGGCATCACGCCGCCGACCGCGCTCCTGGGACTGGTCAAGGCGCGGGATGAAATCACTATCGGATTCGAGTTGATAGCGGAACGGGAGGGGCACTGA
- a CDS encoding FkbM family methyltransferase, with protein sequence MSPFKSFVPEKYQFPVDGLLNVPVPGMSPLLLHVNPTCYQGKVLFWKGLNGFEPGMQVWFRRLAEQADSFFDVGANIGLYSLLAVKYNPKIKVVSFEPLPAAFTYLKRNALANQAVNVDAYQIALSDASGASEFHFSLNPKFLFVEDQLVSTGSLDEVQGYRTERRMAIPVTLQTLDDFMDAYRGHGIDLIKIDTEATEHMVIKGARKTFGTHRPIVFCEVLPNRVEAEIQQEIAALDYALFRIAGHSLVEVSDLRHDASSTNDFLFCPTEKVNLLESVGTVVRL encoded by the coding sequence GTGTCCCCGTTCAAGTCGTTCGTCCCGGAGAAGTACCAGTTTCCGGTGGATGGCCTGCTGAACGTCCCGGTTCCGGGCATGTCACCGCTTCTCCTGCACGTGAATCCAACCTGCTACCAGGGAAAGGTGCTGTTCTGGAAGGGTTTGAATGGATTCGAGCCTGGTATGCAGGTCTGGTTCAGACGGCTGGCAGAACAGGCAGACTCGTTCTTCGATGTCGGGGCGAATATCGGGTTGTATTCTCTGCTCGCTGTCAAATACAACCCGAAAATCAAGGTAGTCAGCTTTGAGCCCCTTCCGGCTGCGTTCACATATTTGAAGCGGAACGCGTTGGCCAACCAAGCGGTGAACGTGGATGCCTATCAAATTGCATTGTCGGATGCATCCGGAGCGTCCGAGTTCCATTTTTCCCTCAATCCCAAGTTCCTCTTCGTGGAGGATCAATTGGTAAGCACGGGAAGCCTTGACGAAGTACAGGGATACCGGACAGAACGGAGAATGGCCATACCCGTCACGCTTCAGACGCTGGATGATTTCATGGACGCATACCGGGGCCACGGGATCGACCTGATCAAGATCGATACGGAAGCCACGGAACACATGGTCATCAAAGGCGCCAGGAAGACCTTCGGGACGCATCGGCCCATCGTGTTCTGCGAGGTGTTGCCAAACCGGGTCGAAGCGGAAATCCAGCAGGAGATTGCCGCTCTGGACTACGCACTCTTCCGCATTGCAGGACACTCCTTGGTGGAGGTCAGCGACCTGAGACATGACGCATCGTCCACCAATGACTTCCTGTTCTGCCCGACTGAAAAAGTCAACCTGCTGGAATCCGTGGGGACCGTAGTCCGCCTGTGA
- a CDS encoding FG-GAP-like repeat-containing protein translates to MEIARLHIVPVVVFLAVFPPMAALAQSFERDTAGALHRDRNYSYASSWGDIDNDGDLDLFVANAAGEAGFNQVFENDGFGILRLMENHPVSQESHNTVSGKWIDLDQDGLLDLMVTHLSGEPFHFENRGAGVWQENGQTFEHVTHGSRKIGPIDFDQDGDLDLYVSIRGDSRNLFLVQNDNGSFENRIREHFGDDRQDSTCVEWADADNDGDMDLFVCNATSDNVLYEHKEDHTFERVDNMLSNDGGRTGGAVWGDYDMDGDLDLYVANVDEQENYYYRNDGGLVFEKILTGDHVTDRGASNTAHTADFDNDGDLDLFVPDLSGVNDLFLNDGSGNFVKVSSKSMSEVSLRTASASLADVDRDGDVDIQTNNIPDQSGEGGYNHLYFNQTTPAESSRWLTLELKGELSNIHGIGARVRVVATSAGRVLEMIREITGSAGSSIGGYEAAFGLSGATVVDSLIIDWPSGVRQTLNHVAVNRHVVVHEAPLSAKADRFIVSSGPTVQIPIEIAGDTAVTEVTTYYRPVGSQAYVSIQASRISATRYTATIEQVTTDLEFFVQIHSSTSSFAVGSAASPHIVILKTVNPRIYRSEDVPHDNGNQIRLEWAASALDVDILDLPYYSVWRSLPPGTDSGSNLAHDPDIVIARPERWRLSKSGYVWEWLANSPALRLDQYAYTAPTLFNSGLSTDGTHYFMVVAHTSDENVFYLSNVVSGASEGDVVATGVHAWTSVHDSNQIQGMSAFPMPAISSLSVELELKQASEVTIALFDILGRKLDVLGESQSSAGNTRLTFDVSGYPSGAYILVATSLSQRRQIPLVISR, encoded by the coding sequence ATGGAAATCGCCAGATTGCACATCGTACCGGTCGTCGTGTTCCTTGCGGTGTTTCCGCCCATGGCCGCTCTCGCCCAGTCTTTTGAGCGGGATACAGCGGGTGCGTTGCACCGTGACAGGAACTACAGTTACGCATCGTCATGGGGCGATATCGACAACGACGGCGATCTGGATCTGTTCGTTGCCAACGCAGCGGGTGAAGCCGGATTCAACCAGGTCTTTGAAAATGATGGATTCGGTATACTTCGATTGATGGAGAACCATCCGGTCAGTCAGGAAAGCCATAATACCGTGTCGGGAAAGTGGATTGACCTCGACCAGGACGGCCTGCTCGATTTGATGGTCACCCACCTCAGTGGTGAGCCCTTCCATTTCGAGAACCGGGGCGCCGGGGTGTGGCAGGAAAACGGGCAAACATTCGAGCATGTCACACATGGATCCCGGAAAATCGGGCCGATCGATTTCGACCAGGACGGGGATCTGGATCTGTACGTGTCCATCCGCGGGGACTCCAGGAATCTGTTTCTGGTCCAGAACGACAACGGATCCTTCGAAAACCGGATAAGGGAGCATTTCGGGGATGACAGACAGGACTCCACCTGTGTAGAATGGGCGGATGCGGACAACGATGGAGACATGGATCTGTTTGTCTGCAACGCAACGTCCGATAACGTCCTTTATGAGCACAAAGAGGACCACACGTTTGAGCGGGTGGACAACATGCTGAGCAACGATGGTGGTCGGACCGGAGGAGCCGTGTGGGGCGACTATGACATGGATGGAGATCTGGATTTGTATGTCGCCAATGTCGACGAGCAGGAGAACTACTACTACCGGAATGACGGAGGACTGGTTTTCGAGAAGATCCTGACCGGCGACCACGTGACCGACAGGGGAGCGTCAAACACGGCACATACGGCAGATTTCGACAATGATGGTGATCTGGACTTGTTCGTCCCGGACCTCTCCGGAGTGAACGACCTGTTCCTGAACGACGGATCCGGAAATTTCGTCAAGGTATCGTCCAAATCAATGTCAGAGGTGTCACTCCGGACAGCCAGCGCGAGTCTGGCCGATGTGGACCGTGATGGGGATGTGGATATCCAGACCAACAACATTCCCGATCAGTCGGGTGAGGGAGGGTACAACCACCTTTATTTCAACCAGACCACACCGGCGGAATCCTCCCGTTGGCTCACCCTCGAATTGAAAGGCGAGCTGTCCAATATCCACGGAATAGGGGCCCGGGTGCGCGTTGTGGCTACAAGTGCAGGACGGGTTCTTGAGATGATCCGCGAAATCACAGGCAGCGCGGGCAGCAGCATAGGCGGATACGAAGCTGCGTTCGGTTTGAGCGGGGCAACCGTCGTCGATTCGTTGATCATCGACTGGCCGTCCGGAGTGCGTCAGACGCTCAACCACGTTGCTGTCAACCGTCACGTGGTGGTCCATGAGGCACCGCTCAGCGCGAAAGCGGATCGCTTCATTGTTTCGTCCGGTCCCACCGTCCAGATCCCGATCGAGATAGCGGGGGACACCGCGGTGACGGAGGTAACCACTTATTACAGACCCGTCGGCTCGCAGGCATACGTGTCCATCCAGGCCAGCCGGATTTCGGCAACCCGGTACACGGCCACCATCGAGCAGGTGACGACAGATCTCGAGTTCTTCGTTCAGATACATTCGAGCACCTCCTCATTTGCCGTCGGCAGCGCGGCCTCCCCTCACATCGTGATCCTGAAGACCGTCAATCCTCGTATTTATCGCAGTGAGGACGTTCCGCACGACAACGGAAACCAGATCCGACTGGAATGGGCGGCCTCTGCATTGGACGTTGACATCCTGGACCTCCCATACTACAGCGTATGGAGATCACTGCCACCCGGTACCGATTCCGGGAGCAATCTGGCTCATGACCCTGACATCGTCATTGCACGTCCCGAACGATGGCGTCTGTCCAAATCCGGGTACGTGTGGGAATGGCTTGCCAACTCGCCTGCATTGCGACTTGATCAATACGCCTATACCGCTCCGACACTGTTCAATTCGGGATTGAGCACGGATGGCACGCACTACTTCATGGTGGTTGCCCACACATCGGATGAAAATGTTTTTTATCTCTCCAACGTGGTCAGCGGCGCATCCGAGGGCGACGTTGTTGCAACCGGGGTCCATGCATGGACGTCAGTCCACGACTCAAATCAGATCCAGGGAATGTCCGCATTCCCCATGCCGGCCATATCGTCCCTGTCCGTGGAATTGGAGTTAAAGCAGGCTTCAGAGGTGACCATTGCGCTGTTTGACATTCTGGGACGAAAATTGGACGTTCTGGGCGAGTCACAGAGCTCTGCAGGCAATACCAGATTGACCTTCGATGTTTCAGGGTATCCGTCAGGAGCCTATATCCTGGTGGCCACGTCCCTGTCTCAGCGGAGACAAATTCCCCTCGTAATCAGCAGGTGA